The sequence aatcagtggtgggcGGTGGGCtgtaggggtcggtgctgggcccacaactgttcatgatatacattaacgatctggaaggggggggccgagtgtagtgtatctaagtttattaatgatactaaattgagtggaaaagcaaattgtgcagaagatacggagtgTTTGTAAAGAGATAGGTTAAGAGAGTggcaaaggtctggcagatggagtacaacgttggtaaatgcgaggtcatccactttggaaggaaaacttaaagagcagattattatttaaatggtaaaagattgcagcatgctattgtgcagagggacctgggagtgcttgtacatgaatcacaaaaggctggTTTGCAGGTGTGTGGGAGActcaagtcagctggaagaagtttctatgctctggtgaaaccaaaattaagctttttgacgatcagactaaacactatgtttggtgtacgccaaacaccgcacatcatcaaacacaccatccctatcgTGAAGCATGgcagtggctgcatcatgctgtggggatgcttcactgcagcaggccctggaaggcttgtgaaggtaagagggcaaaatgaatgcagcaaaatacagggaaatcctggaggaaaacctgatgcagtctgcaagagaactgcaacttgagaGATTAGTTTCCCaggaagacaatgaccccaagcacaaatccaaagctacacaggaatggctttaaaacaacaaagttcatgtcctggagtggccgcGTCAGAGACCAGACCTCGATCCAGTTGAGAGTctgtggttggacttgaaaagggctgttcactcacaaaccccatgcaatctgacagaccttgagcagttttctaaagaggaatggggaaaaattggtgtccagatgtgcaaagctgatagacctatccacacaggctcaaggaatcaattattttatgttttatatttgtataatttagatcactttgtagagatctgttttcactttgacatgaaagagtctttttctgttgatcagtgtcaaaaaaaagccaaattaaatccgttgtgattcaatgttttaaaacaataaaacatgaaaactcccaAGGTGTGGGGGTGTGAATAAACTTTGTAGGCACTGTAATTGGCTCATAAAACTCTGCTTTGTATACTGGTATCCCTGtactctggtccgagactctctcactataggagacatcctctccacatcggcATAGGAGTTAGACTGTGAAAGTAACCAGCAATATCAGCATAATTGGTTGATAAAGCTCTGGTTTGTACACAGCTGAACCCCCAATGCTACTCACTGCTCAGCAGGCTAGAGAAACATCCAGCTCACACTCCACTCCGCCTCACCTCACCCCGCTTACCTTGATCGCTCAGGCAGGTTTTCTGGTAGTGGTTCCTGATCTGACCTGAAATAGAAAGGGGGAGACACATTAGTGTCCAGAGCCTGCCTCCCTGAGTGGTCCCGGGCTTGACCGGGAGTACCTACCCTGCTGACCAGCTCCTCGGTTTCAGATGCCCCACAGTCACAGGGTCACACAGCACGGcagcaggtcattcagcccatcacttcCCTGCCAACCGTGAGTGAGTCCAATCTGGAACATGGACCTCTAAACCTCTCCGACCATGTAGttatctagatggcttttaaatgttgctaatctGCCCATCTCAGCCACTATGTCGTTGCAaacacacaccaccctctgtgtgaggaTGAGCCCAtgatgtcccttttaaacctCTTGCCTCCTATCTTAAACCGATGCTGTCTTGTTTTTGGCTACCCCTCCCTGGGGAAAGGAGTGTGTGTgctcaccctgtctatgcccctcaagaTCATAtctacctctatcaggtcacctttcaatCTCTCCATGTGACTCAGGCTCCCAAGTCCAGGCAAATCCTGGTAAATGTGGACAGTGGGAGAGGGGATACAAGTAGTGTCGAGATGTATTTGATAAAAGTATGAtattccaccctcattcttcaaaactccatgGAATACaagtacagagccatcaaatattcctcatgtaTTAACCGTTTCATACTCAGACTCATTCTGGTCGACCTCCttgggaccctctccaataccagcacattcctCCTCCgataaactgctcacaatactccaaacaaagtctgacaaattccttattaagcctcagcattccatcatggcttgaATATACCTTCCTCGttatcaactcaacctgcaggttaacctttggggaatccaaCACAAGGACACCCAACTCCTACTAcacctctgacttttgaattttctccgtttagaaaatagtctacacctttattccttcaatcAAAGTGCACGACCAAACACTTCCCTGCACTGGTTTCCATCggccactttgcccattcactGAATCTGTCCAAGCCcctctgcagacaccctgctttcaAAACTAGCAGCCCCTacacttagtatcatctgcaaacttggctacaaagcttTCCTAATTTATTTTCTGAAGTTCTCCCCTCATCTGCAGACAATAACGCAAATTTTGTCATGGAAGCCTCCCCTCATCATGCAGAAGACAGACCTTTATCAGGGAAAGAAAGACACTGGAGCGGAAGCTCAGGATGACGGTCCCTGGGAATCAGAAGTTGAACCCACACACGAGAGGGGACCTACCCCACCCACACTCACCTGTGCAGGAGACTCCAGCGTCCTCTGCGTGGGAGCAGTCATTCACCCCCCATGGTCTGGCAGCGCACTGGTCGAGAGCAGGCTCTGTCCCGTTACACTTCACCCCATCCAGCCAGATCTTCCCAGTGCCCTCTCCGTAGGAGGCATCTGTTGTTACCGACTCAGACGTTCCACAGTTCAACACCCTGCAGACCACGTCCGCCTCACTCCTATTCCAGCTCCTGCCACAGACGGTGCCCCAGGCAGAGTTATGATAGACCTCGACTCTCCCAGAGCACATGTTGTTCCCGTTCACCAGCCGGACGGGGACCGGACCTGGAACAgatcagggagagggagggtgatgtGGGGGATCCAGTTAGTTCACTCCTGGTAATGTACCTATTTTTCTTCAGAGTGGCCAGCCGGttacctagaacatagaatattacagcacactaCAGACACTCGGCCCCCGATGTTCACCTCTTCCAAGATTGGTCCCACATAACCTTCCATCTTTCTGTCATACTTGTGAATCGTTAATATTCCTAATGTGtccgtctctaccaccacctctggcagcacattctatacatcctccactctctgtgtaaaacctgACCTCTGACTACACCCCACACCACCCCGACAcccaccctatactttcctccaatcactttaaaattattccCTCATGCGAGCCATTTCTGTTCTGCGACTGTGGCCCCCCGAGGGTCGTTCCTCCCATCCCAGCCCGCACCAGTATGCAAAGAGGTATGATTATTATTGAAGGGGACAGTCACAGGGGTACCCTCAAtgtctgcctattccctttccctctccccacactcaggtacctgcctcctgcaacacaGGGGGTTGTGTCcatcatctcctcattctcccgtatgcaCCAAAGGTCACCCAGCttcagctccagttctttaacgCATGTCTCTGAGGAGCTGAGGCTCACTGCCCATATAGTTATCAGAGAGACCACAGGTCTCCCACAGTTCCCACATCTCCCATGAAGAACACACCACTGACCCTGGACCCATTCTCACTGTAATACTCGACAGAAATAGACCAAGAGAAAAGGAAATTtacctcatcctccatctctaCTTACTGTGCCTCATGGGCCACTCTAGCAATGTCCCACTCCTACAATGGCCACTTTGCTGAAGctgaacttctttttattggcccttacaAAGTTCCTAATTACCTGAAGCCTGTCGAATGACTGGCCCCACTGGCTTTCTCAAAACTGCCGCTAACATCCACAGGCCAACGGATCTGCTGACTGCAATATGGCCGAGAAGGGTGAACATGCTTGAGTTGTTCCCCGacagcatcagaggctgaggggagacttacaccctcagataaaggagcagaattagaccatttggcacatcgagtTGGATCTGCCATtcccatggctgattaattatctttCCCAAAcccattctgccttctctccgtaatcttcgacgccctgattaatcaagaacctatcacccctGTGACTGTCcccttcaaatatactcaatgacttggcctctacatccacctgtggaaatgaattcctcagatccaCCATGTATTTGTCAAAAAATATTCTTCCTCATCACCAAAGagacatccctgtattctgaggttgtgcccttggTGGTAATTCCCTTCACCACCCAGTTCATATCCCCTCATGTTTTCACAGTCTACCTCTATCCTGGTCAAGGTGAATTCAAAAAAATCCCAACCCAGCAATGGGACAGGGCCTCTACTTGCTCGGAGTGAGGGAACTAATCCTCCAGCCTTGAAACTTTCAGACTCTGCAGTGATTTGGACAGCCTGCACAACAATCCGACTATCTCCCACCACCTGCAGCTGGACCTGACAACCAGGAACCACGGTGGATAAGGAACTTGAGAaggacagtgatgcagtcagggGAACAATCTGCTCAACACTTGGGTTCACTAAATTACACACCAGAGGTTTCAGTGTAAAGCACACCCTCACTGCTCACCCACACTCACCTGTGCAGGAGACTCCAGCGTCCTCTGCGTGGGAGCAGTTATTGACCCCCCATGGGCTGGCAGCGCACTGGTCGAGAGCAGGTTCTGTCCCGTTACACTTCACCCCATCCAGCCAGATCTTCCCAGTGCCCTCTCCGTAGGAGGCATTTCTAGTTATGAACTGGAACCTTCCACAGTTCAACACCCTGCAGACCACGTCCGCCGCAATCGTATTCCAGCTCCTGCCACAGACGGTGCCCCAGGCAGAGTTATGATAGACCTCGACTCTCCCAGAGCACATGTTGTTCCCGTTCACCAGCCGGACAGGGACCGGGCCTGACACAGAGAAGGGAATAAGTTTAAAATGACGATTCCCATATTGTAAGCTGTCGAGAGTGACGTGAGAGAAGGGTTCGACTCTGCAATGTGAAATAGGGCTTGGACTGTGGGGAGAATGGGGTTCGACTGGGTGGGATATGAATGATTGAGGGAAGGAACATCGAGCTCTGAGGGTAGCACAGGAACAGATTCTTTGGACCAGCCTGATTCTGCTGACCAGGAGGTCAGAGGGACGAATTCCAGCTGCCCAcacactgtccattttcctcaatACCTGCTTGTAAAATGTTACAATGTGTGATACCtgttaaaatgttttttaaaaactgatgCTGTGATTACTGAAACAACCTTCTCTGGCAGTGGTTTCCTGGCCGCCACCACTGTATGAAATAACTTTCCCCATAAATCTCCTTTACACATTCCCTCTCCAGTGCCCAGTAGTATTCGTCGTTTCCATCCTGAGGAAAAACACTCTGAACCATTTGCCCTAACCGTGCCTCGAATCAGTGTATCAATTTATTTCATATCTCCCCCAAGCAATATCCCTTTCCTACAATGGCCACTTTGCTAAAGCCTAACTTCTTCTGATGGCCCTTACCACGTTCCTAATTACCTGAAGCCTGTCGAATGACTGGCCCCACTGGCTTTCTCAAAACTGCCGCTAACATCCACAGGCCAACAGATCTGCTGACTGCAATAGGGCCGAGAAGGTTGAACGTAGTTGAGCTGTTCCCCAacagcatcagaggctgaggggagactttcACCAGAAGACAAAGgggcaaaattagaccatttggcacatcgagtcGGATCTGCCATtcccatggctgattaattatcattCTTAAAcccattctgccttctctccgtaatctttgataccctgattaatcaagaacctattaaactctgcttcaaatatactcattgacttggcctctacatccacgtgtggtaatgaattccacagattcaccacgtaCTTCCTAAAAAATATTCTTCCTCATCACTTAAAAGATATCCTTCTCTTCTGAAGTTGTGCCATCGTTGGCAATACCCTTGATCACCCAGTCTGACCCCACTATCCCACCACCTTTTCACAGTCTACCTCAATCCTGGTCGAGGTCAATCAAAACTTTCAGACTCTGCAGTGATTTGGACAGCCTGCACTGCAATCCGACTATCACCCACCACCTGCAGCTGGACCTGACAACCAGGAACCACAGATGATCAGGAACTTGAGAAGGACGGTGATGCAGTCGGGGGAACAATCTGCTCAAGACTGGAGTTCACTTAATTGCACACCAGAGGTTTCAGTGTAAAGCACACCCTCACTGCTCACCCACACTCACCTGTGCAGGAGACTCCAGCGTCCTCTTCGTGGGAGCAGTTATTCACCCCCCATGGGCTGGCAGGGCACTGGTCGAGAGCAGGTTCTGTCCCATTACACTTCACCCCATCCAGCCAGATCTTCCCAGTGCCCTCTCCGTAGGAGGCATCTGTTGTTACCGACTCAGACGTCCCACAGTTCAATACCCTGCAGACCACGTCCGCCTCACTCCTGTTCCAGCTCCTGCCACAGACGGTGCCCCAGGCAGAGTTATGATAGACCTCGACTCTCCCAGAGCACATGTTGTTCCCGTTCACTAGCCGGACGGGGACTGGACCTGCAACAgatcagggagagggagggtgatgtGGGGGATCCAGTTAGTTCACTCCTGGTAATGTACCTATTTTTCTTCAGAGTGGCCAGCCGGttacctagaacatagaatattacagcacactaCAGACACTTGGCCCACGATGTTAACCTCTTCCAAGATCagtcccacataaccctccatcttTCTGTCATACTTGTGAATCGTTAATATCCCTAATGTGTCCGTCTCTACCACCActtctggcagcacattctatacatcctccactctctgtgtaaaacctgACCTCTGACTACACCCCACACCACCCCGACAcccaccctatactttcctccaatcactttaaaattattccCTCATGCGAGCCATTTCTGTTTTGAGACTGTGGCCCCCCCCGGAGGGTCGTTCCTCCCATCCCAGCCCGCACCAGTATGCAAAGAGGTATGATTATTATTGAAGGGGACAGTCACAGGGGTACCCTCAATGTCTGCctattcccttcccctctccccacagtcactcaggtacctgcctcctgcaacacaGGGGGTTGTGTCCATCATCTCTTCATTCTCCCGAATGCACCAAAGGTCACCCAGCttcagctccagttctttaacgCATGTCTCTGAGGAGCTGAGGCTCACTGCCCATATAGTTATCAGAGAGACCACAGGTCTCCCACAGTTCCCACATCTCCCATGAAGAACACACCACTGACCCCGGACCATTATCTTCCAAGGTCGTAGCTCTCCTGCTGGGTCCGTCGTCGGCCATCGCTCGTAACCCCGAGAAAGGGACCCTTACCAGGTGCTACCAGCCGGTCCGCTGGACTTGGGGCGAATTGCAAGGGAAGGGTAATGGTTGCAAACACCTGGTAGTGTCTGCCAAATCGGTGACTGTACATGTGGAGCAGTCCTGATGGTTCAGTAAAAAACCAAATTGCCTATATTTTAGTACCCAATCGGTTCAGGAATGGAGTGAAGCAGGTGAAAAGGTACTCTGGTACTGACTGTTATACAGATCACAACCCTGTGATATTGGACATGAGTATGTGTTTGAACAAGATGAGAAAGGCTAAACCATCAAATAAGATAGACTTCGATTTACTCATTACGAATGAAGCAAAAAAGATCAAATATTTGGTCGAAACAGAGAATAGCTTTTCTGTCTTAGATGACGAGGGTAGCAACATGGCAGTGGAGAACatctgggaagagtttaaaacaaCAGTGACAGAAGTTGCGGAAAAAACTTTGGGTTGTTGGAAAAAGAGCCAAAGAGATAACCCTTTGTTCACCGATGAGTTGAGAAAGTTAAGTGAAGAAAGGTAAAACATtggaataaccatataacaattacagcacagaaacaggccgtctcggcccttccagtccatgccgaactcttactctcacctagtcccagcaacctgcactcagcccacaaccctccattcctttcctgtccatatatctatccaatttaactttaaacgacaacattgaacttgcctcaaccacttctgctggaaactcgttccacacagctaccactctctgagttaagaagttccccctcatgttactcctaaacttttgccctttaactctcaactcatgtcctcttgtttgaatctccccaactctcaatggaaaaagcctatccatgtcaactctatctatccccctcataattttaaatacctctatcaagtcccccctcaaccttctacgctccaaagaataaagacccaacttgttcaacctttctctgtaacttaggagatgaaacccaggcaacattccagtaaatttcctctgtactctctcaattttattgacatctttcctataattcagtgaccagaactgtacacaatattccaaatttggtcttaccaatgccttatacaatttcaacattacatcccaacttctatactcaatgctctgatttataaaggccagcataccaaaagctttcttcaccaccctatccacatgagattccaccttcagggaactatgcaccattattcctagatccctctgttctgctgcattcttcaatgccctaccatttaccctgtatgtcctattttgattagtcctaccaaaatgtagcacctcacatttttcagcattaaactccatctgccatctttcagcccacacttctaactggcctaaatctttctgcaagctttgaaaacctacttcattatccacaactccacctatcttagtgttatctgcatacttactaatccaatttaccaccccatcatccagatcattaatatatatgacaaacaacattggacccagtacagatccctgaggcacaccactagacaccgtcctccaatctgacacacagttatccaccactactctctggcgtctcccatccagccactgctgaatccattttactacttccatattaataccTAACTACTGAACCTtgctaactaaccttccgtgtggaaccttgtcaaaggccttactgaagtccatatagacaacatccaccactttatcctcgtcaactttcctagtaatctcatcaaaaaattcaataagatttgtcaaacatgaccttccacgcacaaatccatgttgactgttcctagtcagaccctgtctatccagataattatatataccacctctaagaatactttccattaatttacccaccactgatgtcaaactcacaggccgataattgctagatttacccttagaaccctttttaaacaatggaaccacatgagcaatacgccaatcctccggcaccatccccgtttctaatgacatttgaaatatttctgtcagagcccctgttatttccacactaacttccctcaaggtcctagggaatatcttgtctggacccggagacttatccacttttatattccttaaaagcgctgGTACTTCCTcgtctttaatcatcatactttccataactacccttcttgtttcctttaccttacacaattcaatatccttctccttagtgaataccgaagaaaagaaattgttcaaaatctcccccgtctcttttggctccacacgtggccgtccactctgattctctaaggaaccaattttatccctcactatccttttgctattaacataactgtagaaaccctttggatttattttcaccttactttgccaaagcagcctcatatcttcttttagcttttctaatttctttcttaagattctttttacattctttatattcctcgagcacctcatttactccaagctgcctatatttattgtagatccctctccttttccgaaccaagtttccaatatcccttgaaaaccatggctctatcaaacttttaacctttcctttcaacctaacaggaacataaagatcctgtaccctcaaaatttcacctttaaatgacctccatttctctattacatccttcccataaaacaagttctcccaatccactccttctaaatcctttcgcatctcctcaaagttcagcctttctccaatcaaaaatctcaaccctgggtccagtcttATCCTTCTGCATAATTATATTGAatctaatggtattgtgatcactggacctgaagtgctccccaacacatacctctgtcacctgccatatctcattccctaacaggagatccaacactgccccttctctagttggtacctgtatgtattgctgcaaaaaactatattgcacacattttacaaactccaaaccatccagcccttgtagagaatgggcttcccagtcaatgtgtggaaaattaaaatctcccacaatcacaaccttgtgcttactaaaaatctctgctatctccttacaaatttgctcctccaattctcgctccccattaggtggtctataatacacccctataagcgtcactacacctttcccattcctcaattccacccaaacagcctccctagacgagtcctctaatctatcctgccaaagcactgctgttatattttctctgacaagcaatgcaacacctccccctcttgcccctccgattctatcatacctgaagcaacgaaatccaggaatatttagttgccaatcacccCCTCCtccaaccatgtttcactaatagctacaacatcatatttccaggtatcaatccttgctctaagttcatccacctttcttacaattctcctagcattaaaatagatgcatttaagaaactctctacctcttactctctgtttatccctaatggagcaagcaactttgttatctttttcttccttctcccctacatcttcggtctgagcgtTCCCGTTCTCTGTccactgcctatcctccctcacacactgtctactagctttctctatttgtgaactaacctcctcgctcctagtctcttcaatttgattcccaccccctaaCCATTCtcctcagtagccttcgcaaatctccccaccgGGATatcggtccccctaggattcaagtgcaacccatcctttttgtacaggtcacacctgcgccaaaagaggtctcaatgatccaaaaacttgaatccctgccccctgctccaatccctcagccacgcatttattctccacctcattccattcctactctcactgtcgtgtggcacaggcagtaatcccgagattactacctttgcagtccttcttctcaactcccttcctaactccctatattctcctttcaggacctcttctcttttcctacctatgtcattagtacctatatgtaccacgacctctggctcctctccctctcacttcaggatatcttggacacgatcagaaacatccaggACCCtcgcaccagggaggcaaactaccatccgggtctcctgactgcatccacagaatcacccatctgactccctaactatcgagtcctctATTACTACtggcctcctcttcctttccctagccttctgagctacagggctggactctgaaCGGATAATGAATGTTACAAAGCCCTACACTGCTTGATTCAAAGAAAATGTAAGGAAGCGAAAGAGAATTGGATTAATGAGCAGTGCAAAGAAATTGTGCAGTATGAACGAAGTCATGATTATAAAGGCCTTCACCAAAAGGCAAAGGATATGATGAAATTAAAGAGGACTGTGGTATCAACTGGGTGTATTGAAGacagctgtaatatgaaaaagaaGAGATCACGGACAGATGGGTTGAGTACatcttggaattatttgaagatagCAGGATTGAGGATTTACCAGAATTAAATCAAATGACTAATCAACCTAAATTATTGATGTCAGAGATGGAAAGTGTGATTTGGAGTCTGAAAGTCAGAAAGGCGGCCGGTGAAGATAAGATTtccactgaaattctgaaatcactTGCTCCGAAGGGAAAAACAAACCTTTTAGTGATATTAAACAACAGTTATATGACAGGAAATCTACTGGAGGACTTTCTGAAATCGGTATTTATTGCCTTACCAAAAAAGCCATGGACGATAAAATGTAATGAGCATAGGACGATAAGCATAATGTCTCACTGTGTCAAGCTACTATTGAAAATAGTGTTCGGCAGAATGAAAGGTCCAATCAGCAATGAAATTGGAGAAACACAGTTTGGTTTTCATAAAGGCTCAGGAACAAAGGAAAGAATATTTGCGATGAGAAACATCATAGAGAGATGCATTGAGCCACAATGGACCATCTACTTATGCTTTATTGATATGAAAATGCTTTTGATAGAGTAAGATACGAGGAAGTAACAGAGGTGCTGAAGAAGTACGATCTGGGATGGGCGAATGTGCGGATAATAATGAACTTGTATTGGAAACAGAAACCAGTGGTCAGGGTAGAAAATGAGC is a genomic window of Mobula hypostoma chromosome 28, sMobHyp1.1, whole genome shotgun sequence containing:
- the LOC134338987 gene encoding CD5 antigen-like, yielding MLAAVLRKPVGPVIRQASGPVPVRLVNGNNMCSGRVEVYHNSDWGTVCGRSWNRSEADVVCRVLNCGTSESVTTDASYGEGTGKIWLDGVKCNGTEPALDQCAARPWGVNNCSHAEDAGVSCTGPVPVRLVNGNNMCSGRVEVYHNSAWGTVCGRSWNRSEADVVCRVLNCGTSESVTTDASYGEGTGKIWLDGVKCNGTEPALDQCPASPWGVNNCSHEEDAGVSCTGPVPVRLVNGNNMCSGRVEVYHNSAWGTVCGRSWNTIAADVVCRVLNCGRFQFITRNASYGEGTGKIWLDGVKCNGTEPALDQCAASPWGVNNCSHAEDAGVSCTGPVPVRLVNGNNMCSGRVEVYHNSAWGTVCGRSWNRSEADVVCRVLNCGTSESVTTDASYGEGTGKIWLDGVKCNGTEPALDQCAARPWGVNDCSHAEDAGVSCTGQIRNHYQKTCLSDQDLQKIRIAGEVEFTLIGSELCPADQAVTKALEKLIETLLFSFPGNKVLDVRISPQRNNQKGTS